A window of Methylomonas sp. 11b genomic DNA:
CATCTGGCAGGTGTTACCATGAAGGAGCCTGGAGTATCCAGAATGGTGGCGGTTGATATTGATGAAGCAGTGAGCATGGCAGAAAGCTAATGGATAAAGAATTATTAAGAGTCGTGATTATTTTGATCGGCGTGCTGGTGATGATCGGCATGGTGTTGTGGCATTTCGTCAAATCGTTGCGAGAAAGACGCACGCCCGACGATTATTATGACGAGGACTCTTACGACGACCGAGTGGTTGACGAGTTTTCGGTTGAGGAAGACGACGATGAGATGGATGTATTTGCGTTGGGCAGCGAGTTGGTTGATGGAGATGCTCTGTTAGACGATCAAGCCATCAAGCCCAGCCCAAAACCCTCGGCCGATGTTTCGCGTAAAGATGTCGATAAGAAACAAGCCGCTACCTTGGCTAATTCTCGGCGTTTGGAATTGCCGGCCTTGATCGAGTTCAGCATCGTGGCGCGCGCCGATCAGGGCTTTAACGGCGAAGATCTGTTCGAGGCTTTCGAACGTGTGGGCTTACGCTATGGTAGTGTGCGGGTGTTCGAACGCGTGGATGCCAATCGCATGGTCGATTTTGCTGTCGCCAGCATGGTCGATCCCGGTACTTTTCCCGATACCGGGCTGCAAGACTTTTATTGCCCCGGCATCGTGTTTTTCATGCAGCCACGTGAGGTTGATGCGCCGTTGGCGGTATTCGATGACTTCATGGAAACCATCGATACTCTGGCCGACGAACTGGACGGCGTGGTCTGGGACAATCAGCGGCAGCCGCTGACTGCGGAAACCGTCGCGCAGTTTAGACAAATATTGGCCAAGGCCGCCTAAAGCAGTACCTCGCGGGGGCAGGGCAGCCGCCGCATTTATTCTGTAAACCTAACGAATTAACTAGAAGCTAAGTGGATCAAAAAAATATCAGAAATTTCTCCATCATTGCCCATATCGATCACGGGAAATCGACATTGGCAGACCGATTCATTCAAATTTGTGGCGGATTAAGCGACCGGGAGATGGAGGCGCAAGTACTCGATTCCATGGATCTGGAGAGGGAACGCGGCATCACTATCAAGGCGCAAAGCGTCACCCTGGATTACAAAGCCAGCGATGGCGTCACCTATCAACTGAATTTTATTGACACACCAGGACACGTGGATTTTTCCTACGAAGTCTCGCGTTCCTTGGCCGCCTGTGAAGGCGCCTTACTGGTGGTCGATGCCGCGCAAGGTGTGGAAGCGCAAAGTGTGGCCAACTGCTATACCGCCATCGAACAAGGTTTGGAAGTGGTGCCGGTGCTGAACAAGATCGATTTGCCCTCCGCCGAGCCGGAGCGGGTGATGGAAGAGATCGAGAATGTCATCGGCATTCCGGCCGACGAAGCCTTGAAAATCAGTGCCAAGACCGGCATCGGCGTCGAAGCGGTGCTGGACCAATTGATCCAAAAAATTCCACCACCTGCCGGTGACGAAAATGCGCCGTTACAGGCTTTGATCATCGACTCCTGGTTCGATAATTATCTGGGCGTGGTTTCGCTGGTGCGTATCGTCAACGGCAATCTGCGTAAAAAACAAAAGATCACCGTGATGACCACCGGTAAGTCGTTTTTGGTTGAGAAACTGGGGGTCTACACGCCAAAGCAGTTGGAGAAGCAACAGTTACACACCGGTGAAGTGGGCTTCATCGTCGCTGGCATCAAGGATATTTTCGGTGCACCGGTAGGGGATACCATCACCGCGACAGATAATCCTGCAACTGAAGCCTTGCCCGGCTTCGAGAAAGTTCAGCCCCGAGTGTTCGCCGGTTTGTATCCGGTCAGTTCCGACGACTTTGGTGCGATGCGCGAAGCATTGGACAAATTGCGCTTGAACGATTCGGCATTGAATTACGAGCCGGAAACTTCGCAAGCCTTGGGCTTTGGATTTCGTTGCGGCTTCCTGGGCATGCTGCATATGGAAATCGTCCAGGAGCGACTGGAGCGCGAATACAACATCGACCTAATTACCACCGCGCCTACCGTGGTTTACGAAGTAGAAACTCATGGCGGCGAAATAGTGATGGTCGACAACCCGGCTAAACTGCCTGACGTTGGCACCATCGTCGAGATTCGCGAGCCTATCATTCTGGCGAATATTCTGGTGCCGCAAGCCTACTTGGGCAACGTGATCAATCTGTGTATCGAAAAACGCGGCATTCAGAAAAACATGCAGTATGCCGGTAGCCAGGTGTCGCTGAGCTACGAGTTACCGATGAGCGAAGTGGTGCTGGACTTCTTTGATCGTTTGAAGTCGGTCAGTCGTGGTTATGCGTCTTTCGATTACGAATTTTTGCGCTTCGAGCCTGCCCCGCTCGTTAAGCTGGACGTCTTGATCAACGGTGACAAAGTCGACGCCTTGTCTATTATCGTTCATCGCGACTTGAGCCAGAATCGCGGCCGCGATTTGGTCGAAAAGATGAAAGATCTGATTCCGCGGCAGATGTACGAAGTGGCGATTCAGGCGGCTATCGGCGCAAAAGTCATTGCACGCTCTACGGTAAAAGCCATGCGCAAAAATGTCACAGCCAAATGTTATGGTGGCGACATTACCCGTAAGAAAAAACTGCTGGAAAAACAGAAAGCCGGTAAAAAACGGATGAAGCAGGTGGGTAGTATCGAGATTCCACAGGAAGCCTTCCTGGCGGTGTTGCAGGTC
This region includes:
- a CDS encoding cell division protein ZipA C-terminal FtsZ-binding domain-containing protein, with protein sequence MDKELLRVVIILIGVLVMIGMVLWHFVKSLRERRTPDDYYDEDSYDDRVVDEFSVEEDDDEMDVFALGSELVDGDALLDDQAIKPSPKPSADVSRKDVDKKQAATLANSRRLELPALIEFSIVARADQGFNGEDLFEAFERVGLRYGSVRVFERVDANRMVDFAVASMVDPGTFPDTGLQDFYCPGIVFFMQPREVDAPLAVFDDFMETIDTLADELDGVVWDNQRQPLTAETVAQFRQILAKAA
- the lepA gene encoding translation elongation factor 4, which gives rise to MDQKNIRNFSIIAHIDHGKSTLADRFIQICGGLSDREMEAQVLDSMDLERERGITIKAQSVTLDYKASDGVTYQLNFIDTPGHVDFSYEVSRSLAACEGALLVVDAAQGVEAQSVANCYTAIEQGLEVVPVLNKIDLPSAEPERVMEEIENVIGIPADEALKISAKTGIGVEAVLDQLIQKIPPPAGDENAPLQALIIDSWFDNYLGVVSLVRIVNGNLRKKQKITVMTTGKSFLVEKLGVYTPKQLEKQQLHTGEVGFIVAGIKDIFGAPVGDTITATDNPATEALPGFEKVQPRVFAGLYPVSSDDFGAMREALDKLRLNDSALNYEPETSQALGFGFRCGFLGMLHMEIVQERLEREYNIDLITTAPTVVYEVETHGGEIVMVDNPAKLPDVGTIVEIREPIILANILVPQAYLGNVINLCIEKRGIQKNMQYAGSQVSLSYELPMSEVVLDFFDRLKSVSRGYASFDYEFLRFEPAPLVKLDVLINGDKVDALSIIVHRDLSQNRGRDLVEKMKDLIPRQMYEVAIQAAIGAKVIARSTVKAMRKNVTAKCYGGDITRKKKLLEKQKAGKKRMKQVGSIEIPQEAFLAVLQVNKE